The proteins below are encoded in one region of Shewanella algae:
- a CDS encoding GGDEF domain-containing protein — protein sequence MPNMTRLLNFLLMLGCDRCAIKTRERKVIQVNLGVLVSVTTILLFILGFYISGNQGFILSGLNQLPFVALLPLVLLLNYKGKFFAARWCLMLLLMADAATALMTAQGTSIKIHSYYLLFAIMLVVLFEIREWRSILILMLANLGLFSFFELHGWPSHPDIALLSTHTLAILKALVICSCIISSCAILLISEMYAERAELVLQHQADTDTLTGLLNRRAFMRQVALQREQPGCWVLALLDLDFFKKINDNFGHDAGDVALIHVSKLLKKALKPQERLARIGGEEFALLLRLDETGTQALQQRGEQLLESLRQQGLEYQSHYLQLTASVGLATLDPGDSASEALKQADKALYQAKINGRNRVELAGAVLQPLKRKSQS from the coding sequence ATGCCCAATATGACCAGGTTGCTGAATTTTTTGCTGATGCTGGGGTGTGATAGATGTGCTATCAAGACCCGGGAGCGCAAAGTCATTCAGGTCAACTTGGGCGTACTGGTTTCCGTAACAACTATATTGCTGTTTATTTTGGGTTTTTATATCAGCGGTAACCAAGGCTTTATTCTTTCCGGCTTGAATCAGCTGCCCTTTGTTGCCCTGCTGCCTCTGGTGTTACTGCTCAACTACAAAGGAAAGTTCTTTGCCGCCAGGTGGTGTTTAATGTTGCTGTTGATGGCCGATGCCGCCACAGCTTTAATGACGGCCCAAGGTACCAGTATCAAAATCCACAGCTATTACCTGCTGTTTGCCATCATGTTGGTTGTACTGTTTGAGATCCGTGAATGGCGTTCCATCCTGATCCTGATGTTAGCCAATCTGGGGTTGTTCAGCTTCTTTGAGCTGCACGGCTGGCCATCCCACCCTGATATCGCCCTGCTTTCTACACACACTCTGGCCATTTTAAAGGCCTTGGTGATCTGCTCATGTATTATCAGCTCCTGCGCCATACTGCTGATCAGCGAAATGTATGCCGAGCGCGCCGAGCTGGTACTGCAACATCAGGCCGACACAGACACCTTGACCGGATTGCTTAACCGCCGCGCATTCATGCGCCAAGTCGCACTGCAAAGAGAGCAGCCGGGCTGCTGGGTGCTTGCCCTGTTGGATCTGGATTTCTTCAAGAAGATAAACGATAACTTTGGCCATGATGCCGGCGATGTCGCCCTTATTCATGTCAGTAAGCTGCTCAAGAAAGCGCTCAAGCCTCAGGAGCGACTGGCCAGAATAGGCGGGGAAGAGTTTGCCTTACTGCTGAGGCTGGATGAAACCGGGACTCAGGCCCTGCAGCAAAGAGGCGAGCAACTCCTTGAGTCCCTCAGACAACAAGGCCTGGAATATCAAAGTCATTACCTACAACTGACAGCTTCTGTTGGCCTGGCAACTCTCGATCCTGGAGATAGTGCAAGCGAGGCACTCAAACAGGCTGACAAGGCTCTGTATCAGGCCAAGATAAATGGTCGTAACCGAGTGGAGCTGGCAGGCGCGGTATTGCAGCCACTGAAAAGAAAAAGCCAGTCATAG
- a CDS encoding cytochrome c1 — translation MKKLLIALVAFVPGMVSAASGHNVHLEDANIDLTDKESLRRGVELFQNNCAGCHSTQYQRYQRVAEDLDIPVDEMRKLIHTDAKIGELMENSIETKDAAKWFGAAPPDLTLVARVRGEDWVYSYLKGFYKDPSRPFGVNNTVFPSVGMPHVLEGLQGMPVKQEDGSITVSGGSLSAEEYDQVVRDLTGFLVYSAEPVKLERENLGKWVLGFLFIFFVIAYLLKKEYWKDVH, via the coding sequence ATGAAAAAGTTATTGATTGCTTTGGTTGCCTTTGTGCCTGGTATGGTGTCTGCCGCCAGCGGTCACAATGTGCACCTGGAAGATGCCAATATTGATCTGACCGATAAAGAGTCGCTGCGTCGTGGTGTGGAGCTGTTTCAAAACAACTGCGCCGGTTGTCACAGCACTCAATATCAACGTTACCAACGTGTCGCCGAAGATCTGGATATTCCTGTCGATGAGATGCGCAAGCTAATCCACACAGATGCCAAGATCGGCGAGCTGATGGAAAACTCGATTGAAACCAAAGATGCGGCCAAGTGGTTCGGTGCCGCGCCACCGGACCTGACTCTGGTAGCCCGTGTCCGTGGTGAAGATTGGGTATATTCCTACCTCAAAGGGTTCTACAAAGACCCAAGTCGTCCTTTCGGCGTGAACAACACTGTGTTCCCGTCAGTCGGTATGCCGCATGTGCTGGAAGGCCTGCAAGGTATGCCGGTTAAGCAGGAAGATGGCAGCATCACCGTCAGCGGTGGCAGTCTGTCTGCAGAAGAGTACGATCAGGTTGTTCGCGACCTTACCGGTTTTCTGGTTTACTCGGCTGAGCCGGTTAAACTAGAGCGCGAAAACCTGGGTAAATGGGTACTCGGCTTCCTGTTCATATTCTTCGTGATCGCATACCTGCTCAAGAAAGAATATTGGAAGGATGTACACTAA
- a CDS encoding ClpXP protease specificity-enhancing factor, with amino-acid sequence MKDLTPSRPYLLRAYYEWLMDNQLTPHLVVDATVPDIQVPLQYVKDGQIVLNVAGSAVGGLQLGNEFVEFNARFGGVPQQVLLPMASIVAIYARENGAGTVFDMEDAYLLEEGEESLLNVVEEVEQPRTEAETEPTADKPKRRGHLTLVK; translated from the coding sequence ATGAAAGATTTGACCCCAAGTCGTCCATATCTGCTTAGAGCTTACTATGAATGGCTGATGGATAATCAGCTGACTCCACATCTGGTAGTGGATGCCACTGTGCCAGATATTCAGGTACCGCTGCAGTATGTTAAGGATGGTCAAATAGTACTGAATGTCGCCGGCAGTGCTGTCGGTGGCCTGCAGCTCGGCAACGAGTTTGTCGAGTTCAATGCTCGTTTCGGTGGTGTGCCACAGCAAGTGCTGCTGCCTATGGCTTCTATCGTTGCCATCTATGCCCGTGAAAATGGTGCCGGCACAGTATTCGATATGGAAGATGCCTATCTGCTTGAAGAGGGTGAAGAATCACTGCTGAATGTGGTTGAAGAGGTTGAACAGCCACGGACTGAAGCCGAAACTGAACCTACAGCAGACAAGCCCAAACGGCGTGGCCACCTGACTTTGGTTAAATAA
- a CDS encoding cytochrome b: MVKNIIDWIDARIPMTATYNRHVGQYATPKNFNFWYFFGSLALLVLVNQLLTGIWLTMNYVPTAEGAFASIEYIMRDVEYGWLLRYMHSTGASAFFVVVYLHMFRGLLYGSYQKPRELLWLFGMLIFLVLMAEAFMGYLLPWGQMSYWGAQVIISLFGAIPVIGDDLTLWIRGDYVISGATLNRFFALHVIALPLVLVVLVFLHLIALHEVGSNNPDGIEIKKNKDENGWPVDGIPFHPYFTVKDIMGVAGFLIVFCYVLFFMPEGGGYFLEKPNFEAANPMKTPEHIAPVWYFTPFYAILRAVPDKLGGVVMMGLAIAVLFVLPWLDRCKVKSVRYRSMIHKLNIAQFAVSFIVLGYLGAVPATPTLTIVARIFTFTYFGFFLLLFIYSKSEKTKPVPERVTFK; this comes from the coding sequence ATGGTTAAGAATATAATTGACTGGATCGATGCGCGTATCCCTATGACGGCAACTTATAACCGCCATGTTGGTCAGTACGCCACCCCCAAGAATTTTAACTTCTGGTATTTCTTCGGCTCTCTGGCACTGTTGGTTCTGGTAAACCAGCTGCTGACCGGTATCTGGCTGACCATGAACTATGTGCCTACCGCCGAAGGCGCATTTGCCTCCATCGAATACATCATGCGTGATGTCGAGTACGGCTGGTTGCTGCGTTACATGCACTCCACCGGGGCCTCGGCCTTCTTTGTGGTGGTTTACCTGCATATGTTCCGTGGCCTGCTCTACGGTTCTTACCAGAAGCCTCGTGAACTGCTGTGGCTGTTCGGTATGTTGATCTTCCTGGTGCTGATGGCCGAAGCCTTTATGGGTTATCTGCTGCCATGGGGCCAGATGTCCTACTGGGGCGCTCAGGTAATTATCTCACTGTTCGGTGCTATTCCGGTTATCGGTGATGACTTGACCCTGTGGATCCGTGGTGACTATGTGATCTCAGGTGCAACCCTGAACCGCTTCTTCGCTCTGCACGTTATCGCGTTGCCTCTGGTACTTGTGGTACTGGTATTCCTGCACCTGATTGCGCTGCATGAAGTGGGTTCCAATAACCCGGATGGTATCGAAATCAAGAAGAACAAAGATGAAAATGGCTGGCCTGTCGATGGCATCCCATTCCATCCTTACTTCACTGTAAAAGATATCATGGGCGTTGCCGGCTTCCTGATTGTCTTCTGTTACGTGCTGTTCTTTATGCCTGAAGGTGGTGGTTACTTCCTCGAGAAGCCTAACTTCGAAGCTGCTAACCCAATGAAGACGCCTGAGCATATCGCGCCTGTATGGTACTTCACTCCGTTCTACGCCATCTTGCGGGCCGTACCGGACAAGCTGGGTGGTGTAGTTATGATGGGTCTGGCGATTGCCGTACTCTTTGTTCTGCCATGGCTGGATCGCTGTAAGGTCAAGTCGGTTCGCTACCGCAGCATGATTCACAAGCTGAACATTGCTCAGTTTGCTGTGTCCTTTATCGTCCTGGGTTACCTGGGTGCGGTACCTGCGACACCAACACTGACCATTGTTGCCCGAATCTTTACTTTCACTTACTTCGGTTTCTTCCTGCTGTTGTTCATCTACAGCAAGAGTGAAAAGACCAAGCCAGTACCAGAAAGGGTGACATTCAAATGA
- the sspA gene encoding stringent starvation protein SspA, with the protein MAVAANKRSIMTLFSGADDLYSHQVRIVLAEKGVTVDVLQVDPNDMPEDLLELNPYNSVPTLVDRELVLYESRIIMEYLDERFPHPPLMPVYPVSRGQSRLMMHRIDTDWYCLVDRIRKGDRADAARKELQESLLSIAPVFAEMPYFMSEEFGLADCYLGPLLWRLPVLGIELDNRAGKDIKAYMNRIFERESFKASLTEAEREMRMGI; encoded by the coding sequence ATGGCTGTTGCTGCCAATAAACGCTCTATCATGACCCTGTTCTCAGGTGCCGATGATCTCTATAGCCATCAGGTTCGCATCGTATTGGCTGAAAAAGGGGTAACTGTTGATGTGTTGCAGGTGGATCCCAATGATATGCCAGAGGATCTGCTGGAACTCAACCCTTACAACTCAGTGCCTACACTGGTAGACCGTGAACTGGTGTTGTACGAAAGCCGTATTATCATGGAGTATCTGGACGAGCGCTTCCCGCACCCGCCGCTGATGCCCGTTTACCCAGTTTCCCGTGGTCAAAGCCGTCTGATGATGCATCGCATCGATACGGACTGGTATTGCTTGGTCGACCGTATCCGTAAGGGTGACCGCGCCGATGCGGCCCGTAAAGAGTTGCAGGAAAGCCTGCTGTCTATCGCGCCTGTGTTTGCCGAAATGCCTTACTTCATGAGTGAAGAGTTCGGTTTGGCTGACTGTTATCTTGGCCCCTTGTTGTGGCGTCTGCCAGTGCTGGGTATCGAACTGGATAACCGCGCGGGTAAAGACATCAAAGCCTATATGAACCGTATTTTCGAGCGTGAGTCCTTTAAGGCCTCTCTGACCGAAGCCGAGCGCGAAATGCGCATGGGTATCTGA